Within Corallococcus exiguus, the genomic segment GGCCTCCACGCTCACGCGGCCGTCGGCGGCGAAGCGCTCGTACAGTTCGCGCGCGGAGTTGCCCGGCGCCAGGATGACGCGGTCGCTCTCCAGCGTGCGCCCGTCCGCCATCTTCACGCCCGCGATGCGGCCGTCGCGGTAGAGCAGGTCATCCACGCGCTGCTCGAAGTGCACCTGGCAGCCGCCCGCGATGAGCTCGTCGCGCAGCTTCGCCACCGCGCCGGGCAGCAGGTCGGAGCCGATGTGCGGCTTGCCCTCGATGAGGATTTGATCCGGCGCGCCGTACTTCGCGAAGGCTTCAATGACCTTGCGCACCATGGGGTGGTTGATGCGCGTGGACAGCTTGCCGTCCGTGTACGCGCCCGCGCCGCCCTCGCCGAAGTTCATGTTGCTCTCGCGGTCGAGCGACCCGTCGCGCATGAGCTTCGCCACGTCCTTGCGGCGCGTCACCACTTCCTTGCCGCGCTCCAGCAGGATGCTGCGCACGCCGCGCTCCAAGAGGCCCAGCGCGCAGAACAACCCCGCGGGTCCGGTGCCGATGATGAGCGGCAGCTTCTCCGGCTCCTTCACGCGCGCTGGCGTTTCCGGCGGGGGCGGGGCCTCGCTCACGTCCGGGGGCAACCGCGGCGCCTTGCCGCCCGGGGCCAGCTCCACCTCCAGTGTGTAGATGTAACGCGGGCTGCCCTTCTTGCGCGCATCCAGCACCGAGCGCACCACCCGCACGGAGGCGAGGTCGCTCCGGGTGACCCCCAGCTTCTCGGCGGCGCGCTGGCCGAGCAGCTCCTCCGGCTCGTCCAGCCACAGCCCGATGTTGTTCACCCGGTACGCCATTGTGTTCTGACTCCTCGGTGGTGGGCGCGTATGTGCTCCACCCCCCGGAGGGAATGCAAGCACTTGAAAAGACAAGATGGCCCGTGGGGTGGGTGCGTACCCGCTGATGCACCCGGCAACGCCGTTCCAGGCAGAGCGGACGTCCGGGTGCGTAACCCCCTTCGCACCTTCCACGTTCCGTGCCGTCCACTTCCGGGCTTCAACCCCCGAGGACTGCTGGAGAATCCGTTTGGAAGAGAACGGCTGGCACGGAGGTTGAAGACCGGACTCCCACGCAGTTGCGGCGCCGGACATGTGGCGCCGATTCCGGAGGCAATTCCCGTGAGCACCGACCAGAAGGGCACCCGCATCCTCGCGCGCACGTTCTTCAACCAACTGCGCGCAAGCGGTTACACGCCGCACCAGGTCATCGGCATCGCGACGGAACTCCTGGAGCTCGTGACGACCGACCTGAAGGAAGGCGACAAGGCGGTCGCCGCCGCCCAGTCGACGCCAGCCCCCGACTCCGGGGCAGGCTTTCAGCAGCGCGTGTAGCCCGTTAGAATCCAGCGCATCAACCCTCCGCGGGTGAGCGGGCTCCGGACTGGTTCCGGGCGCCCCACCCGCGAGGTGACGGGGGGCTCCACAAAGATTCGCAAGAACGCTGTCGATCTCCGACACGCCTGTTCGTCGCCGTGGTGAGACGCCATTCAGGGCCGGCTCAAACCAGGGGACAGACGATGCGGGTGATGGTGTTCATGATCGCCAATGAGGACAGCGAAAACGCCGTGCCCCCCACGCCCGAGGCATTCGAGGCGATGGAGCGGTACACCGAGGAGCTGGTCAAGGCCGGCATCCTGGTGGCTGGCGCCGGCCTCAAGCCCTCCTCCGAAGCCAAGCGCATCGCCTGCGAGGGTCCCGGCCGCACGGTCATGGACGGGCCGTTCACCGAGACGCGCGAGCTGATCGCCGGCTTCTCCATCTGGAAGGTCAAG encodes:
- a CDS encoding NAD(P)/FAD-dependent oxidoreductase, yielding MAYRVNNIGLWLDEPEELLGQRAAEKLGVTRSDLASVRVVRSVLDARKKGSPRYIYTLEVELAPGGKAPRLPPDVSEAPPPPETPARVKEPEKLPLIIGTGPAGLFCALGLLERGVRSILLERGKEVVTRRKDVAKLMRDGSLDRESNMNFGEGGAGAYTDGKLSTRINHPMVRKVIEAFAKYGAPDQILIEGKPHIGSDLLPGAVAKLRDELIAGGCQVHFEQRVDDLLYRDGRIAGVKMADGRTLESDRVILAPGNSARELYERFAADGRVSVEAKPFALGFRAEHPQLLINGIQYGSAAKHSKLPPADYKLAENLDVDGEVRGVYSFCMCPGGIVVPTPTEEGLQCTNGMSNSRRNAKFANAGIVVSVSVADFAREGFHGPLAGLEFQRHWESEAYKLGGGRFFAPAQTIPDYLAGRVKKDPGDTSYRPGLAHTDLNKLFPERLTQSLKAALRTFDRKMKGFISDEGKLIGIESRTSSPVRITRGDDLQSVSMRGLYPVGEGCGYAGGIVSSAIDGLRAAEQIATELA
- a CDS encoding YciI family protein, whose protein sequence is MVFMIANEDSENAVPPTPEAFEAMERYTEELVKAGILVAGAGLKPSSEAKRIACEGPGRTVMDGPFTETRELIAGFSIWKVKDMDEAVAWAKRCPNPMSGRNVIEIRPFFEAEDMAEALSTDAQTREKLGVA